The Plasmodium knowlesi strain H genome assembly, chromosome: 4 genome window below encodes:
- a CDS encoding hexose transporter, putative, with amino-acid sequence MKNSNEISSSQSLKNNGSDGFFNTSLMYVLAACLASFLFGYQVSVLNTIKDFIVIEFGWCAGKEVNCDDSTLKSSFLLASVFIGAVVGSGFSGFLVQHGRRFSLLVIYNFFILVSILTSITHHFHTILFSRLLSGFGIGLITVSVPMYISEMTHKDKKGAYGVLHQLFITFGIFIAVLLGMAMGNVPEEVNNPLGTFQQIWWRLMFFFPCIISILGIVLLTFFFKEETPYYLFEKGKVEESKEILKKIYGSDDVDEPLKAIKDAVEQNEAAKKNSISLMRAMKIPSYRYVILLGCILSGLQQFTGINVLVSNSNALYKGFLTNEWITTLSVIMTVVNFLMTFPAIYIVEKLGRKTLLLCGCAGIVCAFLPTAIANLINNTSDVVKKLSISATFVMIVSFAVSYGPVLWIYLHEMFPSEIKDSAASLASLVNWMCAIIVVFPSDIIIKQSPTILFFIFSGMSIVAFLFIFFFIKETKGGEIGTSPYITLEERQKHMGKSVV; translated from the coding sequence ATGAAGAACAGCAACGAGATATCCTCCTCCCAGTCGTTAAAAAACAACGGAAGCGATGGCTTTTTTAATACATCCCTAATGTATGTATTGGCCGCCTGCCTGGCGTCATTCCTTTTTGGTTACCAAGTTAGTGTGTTGAATACCATCAAGGATTTCATCGTAATTGAATTCGGATGGTGCGCAGGAAAAGAAGTGAACTGTGATGATAGCACGTTGAAGAGTTCGTTCCTGTTGGCATCGGTCTTTATAGGTGCTGTGGTTGGAAGTGGATTTTCCGGCTTCTTAGTTCAGCACGGAAGAAGATTTTCCCTATTAGTGATatacaacttttttattctggTCAGTATATTGACATCGATTACACATCACTTCCacaccattttgttttcgcGTCTTCTGAGTGGATTCGGTATAGGACTAATCACAGTGAGTGTACCCATGTACATCTCCGAGATGACCCATAAGGATAAGAAGGGTGCCTATGGAGTCCTGCACCAGTTgtttattacctttggaataTTCATAGCAGTGCTATTAGGAATGGCCATGGGAAATGTGCCAGAAGAAGTAAATAATCCTTTGGGGACTTTTCAGCAGATATGGTGGAGacttatgttttttttcccatgcaTTATATCTATCCTGGGCATCGTTCtgctaacttttttttttaaagaagagACACCATACTACTTATttgagaaaggaaaggtagAAGAATcgaaggaaattttaaaaaagatatACGGAAGTGATGATGTAGATGAACCTTTGAAGGCAATTAAAGATGCAGTGGAACAGAACGAAGCAGCGAAGAAAAATTCCATTTCGTTAATGAGAGCAATGAAGATTCCTTCCTACCGTTATGTCATCCTGCTGGGTTGCATTCTCTCTGGTCTCCAACAGTTCACGGGTATTAACGTCCTGGTGTCTAATTCGAACGCATTGTACAAAGGTTTTCTGACAAATGAATGGATAACGACCCTAAGTGTGATAATGACAGTAGTTAACTTTTTAATGACCTTTCCAGCGATCTACATTGTAGAGAAGTTAGGAAGAAAGACTTTGCTCCTTTGTGGTTGTGCAGGAATTGTTTGTGCCTTCTTACCTACTGCCATAGCTAATCTCATTAATAACACATCCGATGTTGTAAAAAAGCTTTCCATTTCTGCAACTTTCGTGATGATAGTTTCGTTTGCCGTCTCTTACGGGCCCGTATTGTGGATTTATCTACACGAAATGTTTCCATCAGAAATTAAGGACAGCGCAGCGAGCTTGGCTTCTCTGGTCAACTGGATGTGTGCTATCATAGTGGTGTTTCCATCTGATATAATTATTAAACAGTCCCCcactattttgtttttcattttctccggTATGTCCATTGTAgcattccttttcatcttcttcttcattaagGAGACAAAGGGAGGAGAGATTGGCACAAGTCCATACATCACCCTGGAGGAGAGGCAGAAGCACATGGGCAAGTCGGTCGTATGA
- a CDS encoding 5'-3' exonuclease, putative, whose amino-acid sequence MPKHLLVKGAVYLAALAWLSSAGIPGLHKWVIQNFPSCVKVVEKNNLLDVTHLTRRNFGNGKDHKKGGNDWKKGPTKIGHVDNLLFDMNQLLHKANVQFVNDEQYFCKLSYLIRNVLRKFPPQKNIVFAIDGICPFSKLKLQIKRRAKGKKLQDGDNSNDITCGSPFIQRVAIFLQKFVTFLVSLPKYKHIKVYVSTDREVGEGELKLMNWIQNYVRGNSSQNEESSIHVGTRKAADESFVIVGADADLLLQCLALKDIRNVCVYTYQTFLVDVGAWEKKKKEDYLSGLNRPNGEADNIGASIPKWKKKKIKVLYNLNTFTNLFWKKYPSAIDQIRRDMLILFILKGNDYLPKIREGNFSTFFQAYFNMLDREVQLEETGVSSYGGLLTEEYTLNKPQFVRYLNQVHKLVSLPRYYLQRFKDLTDQGDKIKGTEIDEEGRGFFKEHMSYLPLSLLNELISKRKINKNDLHIEVQKEEGSDLFRCTMTQCYMDGRTSTYSGSSRRKKVAMHLASHDYLENEFPSCMRFVDSGLLRKIVQGGEQGGATQDGNLEEERGSSPERENGTIQGKAELSDEPSGKEQLRNPPVKEEHSETQIHLKTFYVQNCGGEANFQEEMNSCENYLQGVHWLVQMYTQTCCLNFNFFYKYTTSPSLLSLYYFLSGGDSETKHTVMENTNRANVETNILQNINLNVFRNNQEYHKFINFCVGRYTRGVMKEKQGEKEEEPPDHVPQKAYFENIYDILFCRNANVLMSQIQKLNQQLKGNLHRRKQIVKYYWDVYASRLKKCCKVIFYRGKKIYLAKFPLFRIASQNEDFHNGIGADGGETPSRGFNIDSRMGETRINNCNDKAEDRSFLYDGMKHVSRTQKRGFCTKAMSEHPAELDSCVRGNPRKVKRVIHVKQARRTNVVFR is encoded by the coding sequence ATGCCCAAACACCTACTGGTCAAGGGCGCAGTGTACCTGGCGGCACTGGCCTGGCTGAGCAGCGCGGGCATACCGGGACTTCACAAATGGGTAATCCAAAACTTCCCCAGCTGCGTGAAGGTAGTAGAAAAGAACAACCTTCTGGATGTGACGCACTTGACGAGGAGGAATTTCGGAAATGGAAAGgatcataaaaaaggaggcaaTGATTGGAAGAAGGGGCCAACCAAAATTGGTCACGTAGATAACCTTCTATTTGATATGAACCAACTGCTACATAAAGCAAACGTACAGTTTGTTAACGATGAACAATATTTCTGCAAGCTCTCCTATTTAATAAGAAATGTGCTGAGGAAATTTCCCCCGCAGAAAAACATCGTGTTCGCTATTGATGGCATTTGTCCTTTTTCAAAACTGAAGTTACAAATTAAAAGAcgagcaaaaggaaaaaagctcCAGGATGGAGACAACTCAAATGATATAACCTGTGGCAGTCCCTTCATTCAGAGGGTAGCAATATTTCTCCAAAAGTTCGTAACCTTTTTAGTATCGTTGCCGAAGTATAAGCATATAAAAGTGTACGTTTCTACAGATAGGGAAGTGGGTGAGGGCGAACTCAAACTAATGAATTGGATCCAGAACTATGTAAGGGGGAACAGTTCGCAAAATGAGGAGAGTAGTATACATGTCGGTACCCGCAAGGCGGCGGACGAATCATTCGTCATCGTGGGGGCAGATGCTGACCTTCTCCTTCAGTGCCTAGCTTTGAAGGATATACGtaatgtgtgtgtgtacacataCCAGACGTTCCTCGTAGATGTCGGAGCgtgggaaaagaagaagaaggaggattaCCTCTCGGGGTTGAATCGGCCAAATGGCGAAGCCGACAATATTGGGGCTTCCAtcccaaaatggaaaaagaaaaaaataaaagtctTGTACAACCTGAACACATTTACCAACCTCTTTTGGAAAAAGTATCCGAGCGCCATCGACCAAATCAGAAGAGACATGCTCATCCTGTTTATCCTAAAAGGGAATGACTATTTGCCAAAAATCAGAGAAGGcaatttttccaccttttttcaAGCCTATTTTAACATGCTGGACAGGGAGGTACAGCTAGAAGAAACTGGGGTCAGTTCCTACGGAGGACTTTTGACAGAGGAGTATACTCTGAATAAGCCACAATTTGTTCGATATTTAAATCAAGTGCATAAGCTGGTGAGTCTGCCAAGGTACTATCTTCAAAGATTCAAAGATCTTACAGATCAGGGTgataaaattaaaggaacagaaatagatgaagaaggaaggggctTCTTCAAAGAGCACATGTCGTATCTCCCACTCTCTCTCCTAAATGAACTGATcagcaaaaggaaaataaataaaaatgactTGCACATTGAGGTGCAGAAGGAAGAGGGCTCCGATTTGTTCAGGTGCACTATGACACAGTGCTACATGGACGGAAGGACTTCCACTTATAGTGGTTCCtccaggaggaagaaggttgcCATGCACCTTGCCTCCCATGACTATTTGGAAAACGAGTTCCCCTCGTGCATGCGCTTTGTTGATTCGGGGCTCCTCAGGAAGATAGTCCAAGGAGGAGAACAAGGCGGGGCTACCCAGGATGGCaatttggaagaagaaagaggatCATCACCCGAAAGGGAAAACGGAACAATCCAAGGGAAGGCCGAACTTTCGGATGAGCCGTCTGGAAAAGAACAACTAAGAAACCCCCCCGTGAAGGAAGAACACAGTGAAACCCAAATACACTTGAAAACATTTTACGTACAAAATTGTGGAGGGGAAGCAAATTTccaggaagaaatgaacagCTGCGAGAATTACCTTCAGGGGGTTCACTGGCTAGTCcaaatgtacacacaaaCGTGTTGCCtgaattttaattttttctacaagTATACAACGAGTCCCTCTTTGCTGAGCTTATACTACTTCCTATCCGGGGGGGACAGCGAGACCAAGCACACCGTCATGGAAAATACCAATCGTGCGAATGTGGAAACGAACATTCTGCAAAACATCAATCTGAACGTGTTCAGAAACAACCAGGAATATCACAAGTTTATAAATTTCTGCGTGGGGAGATACACTCGGGGCGTtatgaaggagaaacagggagagaaggaggaagaacccCCTGATCATGTACCTCAGAAAGCTTACTTCGAAAATATATACGACATCCTTTTCTGCAGAAATGCAAATGTCTTAATGAGTCAGATCCAAAAATTGAACCAGCAGTTAAAAGGCAACCTCCACAGAAGGAAACAAATTGTGAAATACTACTGGGATGTGTATGCAAGTAGACTGAAAAAATGTTGTAAAGTTATTTTCTacagagggaagaaaatatatcttGCCAAATTTCCTCTCTTCCGGATTGCATCCCAGAATGAGGACTTCCACAATGGGATAGGTGCAGATGGGGGTGAAACACCTTCACGTGGATTCAACATTGACAGTCGTATGGGGGAAACTCGCATCAACAACTGCAACGATAAAGCGGAAGATCGTTCCTTTCTATATGATGGCATGAAACATGTGAGTAGAACACAGAAAAGGGGCTTCTGCACGAAGGCTATGAGCGAGCACCCAGCTGAGTTAGACTCATGTGTTAGAGGGAACCCCAGAAAGGTGAAACGAGTTATCCATGTCAAACAAGCGAGACGGACGAATGTTGTTTTTCGGTAG